A single window of Paenibacillus sp. SYP-B4298 DNA harbors:
- a CDS encoding M1 family metallopeptidase produces MIPRRTKGIVAAILMAILIGASLQQGFGDAWQSAYTYAFAPAAPPASSLADSTMLHPKPELLPAAAKPEPAPPASRMAEATVTEQPVPPPKPEPLSTRVAEYHINVHLHNDEKLLHGQQTVTWTNPGKREVSELYFHLYPNAFESPRTTFMRESGGKLRQDKATAGSYGFMKLESLTTTEGESLLPRLHYVQPDDGNEQDRTLAKLRLPEPVPPGASITLSLGFQVKLPQVFARMGYAGDFIMAGQWFPKLAKFETAGTRGRAQEGWNIHQYHGNSEFYSDFGIYNVKISVPSGYTVAATGFPSQPATDDGKTKTYQFYADDVHDFAWAASPDFIYAEEPYSAPGVPGVRIKLYLDPLHENLKDRYLHAAKSALAKYAQWYGEYPYSTLSIVVPPKGGNGAGGMEYPTLVTAFEADTDNPGYELERVIVHEIGHQYWYGMVATNEFEEAWLDEGLTSYSEDKVMESEYGVAPQHLVEASYLTHPAPLKLLSWSYRDHEHYAENVYMRAKLVLVDIEKQVGEKAMRKMMRTYFQKYKFKHPSTADFQKTLEQVTRKKWDDYFRQYVYGSLTADFSVESIEVRPAEQERTDMYESIVVIRKNGGDYGEIPILFQFKDGTALSKAWDGASSHIQFKLLHTAPLAFAVVDPQHTMVLDNKRINNFLKSEVLESSSTRWNLGIVKVIEGLLGSLSW; encoded by the coding sequence ATGATCCCACGCCGAACCAAAGGAATAGTAGCCGCCATCCTGATGGCCATACTCATCGGAGCTTCACTCCAGCAGGGGTTTGGCGACGCCTGGCAGTCTGCCTATACGTATGCCTTCGCGCCCGCAGCCCCGCCCGCCTCAAGCCTTGCCGACAGCACCATGCTCCACCCGAAGCCGGAGCTTCTCCCGGCCGCAGCCAAGCCGGAGCCTGCCCCACCTGCCTCCCGTATGGCTGAAGCCACGGTTACCGAGCAGCCCGTGCCCCCGCCCAAGCCGGAGCCGCTGAGCACTCGCGTTGCAGAGTATCATATTAATGTGCATCTGCACAACGATGAGAAGCTGCTGCATGGGCAGCAGACCGTCACCTGGACGAATCCGGGCAAGCGAGAGGTGTCCGAGCTGTATTTCCATCTGTATCCGAATGCCTTCGAATCTCCACGAACGACCTTCATGCGCGAGTCGGGCGGCAAGCTGCGGCAGGACAAGGCAACCGCTGGCAGCTATGGCTTCATGAAGCTGGAATCGCTGACGACGACCGAGGGCGAGAGCCTGCTCCCCCGCCTTCACTATGTACAGCCCGACGATGGCAATGAGCAGGATCGTACCCTGGCGAAGCTGCGACTGCCGGAGCCAGTGCCTCCAGGCGCCTCCATTACGCTGAGCCTTGGCTTTCAGGTGAAGCTCCCGCAGGTCTTTGCCCGTATGGGCTATGCGGGCGACTTCATTATGGCTGGTCAATGGTTCCCCAAGCTAGCCAAATTCGAGACAGCCGGTACGCGCGGACGCGCTCAAGAGGGCTGGAATATTCATCAGTATCACGGCAATTCGGAGTTTTATAGCGATTTTGGCATCTATAACGTCAAGATTAGTGTGCCTTCGGGTTATACCGTGGCCGCCACCGGATTTCCCAGTCAGCCGGCGACCGATGACGGGAAGACCAAAACCTACCAATTCTATGCAGATGATGTGCATGACTTTGCCTGGGCGGCCTCGCCGGACTTCATCTATGCCGAGGAGCCGTATTCTGCTCCGGGCGTACCTGGCGTCCGAATCAAGCTCTACCTCGACCCGCTGCACGAGAATCTCAAGGACCGCTACCTGCATGCCGCCAAGTCGGCGCTGGCCAAGTATGCCCAGTGGTATGGCGAATACCCGTACTCCACCCTGTCGATCGTCGTTCCCCCCAAGGGAGGCAACGGCGCTGGCGGTATGGAGTATCCGACGCTCGTCACCGCCTTTGAGGCCGACACCGACAACCCCGGCTATGAGCTGGAGCGGGTGATTGTTCATGAGATCGGCCATCAGTACTGGTATGGGATGGTGGCCACCAATGAATTCGAAGAGGCCTGGCTGGATGAAGGCTTGACCTCCTACTCCGAGGATAAGGTCATGGAGAGTGAATATGGCGTTGCCCCGCAGCATTTGGTCGAGGCCAGCTATCTGACCCATCCGGCTCCGCTCAAGCTGCTCTCATGGTCCTACCGCGATCATGAGCATTATGCGGAAAATGTATACATGCGAGCCAAGCTGGTGCTGGTCGATATAGAGAAGCAGGTTGGCGAGAAAGCGATGCGCAAAATGATGCGAACCTATTTTCAAAAATACAAATTCAAGCACCCGTCTACAGCCGACTTTCAGAAAACCCTTGAACAGGTTACACGCAAGAAATGGGATGATTATTTCCGCCAATACGTCTATGGCAGCCTGACCGCAGATTTCTCGGTGGAATCGATCGAGGTACGGCCTGCCGAGCAGGAGCGCACTGACATGTATGAATCCATCGTCGTCATTCGCAAAAACGGCGGCGATTACGGAGAAATCCCTATTCTATTCCAGTTCAAGGACGGGACGGCGCTGTCGAAGGCCTGGGATGGCGCAAGCAGTCACATTCAATTCAAGCTGCTGCATACCGCGCCGCTCGCCTTCGCTGTCGTTGACCCGCAGCACACGATGGTCTTGGACAATAAGCGTATCAATAATTTCCTGAAGTCCGAGGTGCTGGAGTCTTCGAGCACCCGCTGGAATCTGGGCATCGTCAAAGTGATCGAGGGGCTGCTAGGCTCCTTGAGCTGGTGA
- a CDS encoding YwhD family protein — protein MTEQGNQPEKKEKKSLALNVVSKKEHKGFGAGSIDLNSVSCIIIDGDEAYIDIGAMHAKSKVERGIKFSTNREDVPNGRQCWIVWVAVDRTEEGSYYAGATACEMWIDSEARRGWKILADHVNRLDYAIKRRILVDNLGNKEQGLLRDLLMKHNEEWWSRSAALQEALGG, from the coding sequence ATGACGGAGCAAGGCAACCAGCCGGAGAAGAAGGAGAAGAAGTCACTGGCGCTCAATGTCGTCAGCAAGAAGGAGCATAAGGGCTTTGGCGCAGGCTCGATCGATCTGAATTCGGTATCCTGCATTATAATAGATGGCGATGAGGCTTACATCGATATTGGCGCGATGCATGCGAAGAGCAAGGTGGAGCGCGGCATCAAGTTCAGCACCAACCGTGAGGACGTTCCGAATGGACGGCAGTGCTGGATCGTATGGGTAGCTGTTGATCGTACAGAAGAAGGCTCCTACTACGCCGGTGCGACTGCATGCGAGATGTGGATTGATTCCGAGGCGCGCCGCGGCTGGAAGATTCTCGCTGATCATGTCAATCGTCTCGACTATGCGATCAAGCGTCGCATTCTCGTGGATAACCTCGGTAATAAGGAGCAGGGGCTGTTGCGCGATCTGCTGATGAAGCATAACGAGGAGTGGTGGAGCCGCTCTGCAGCGCTCCAGGAGGCGCTCGGGGGCTGA
- a CDS encoding C40 family peptidase: MKKAVLSLLALLVLMSFSAGSAFANSKMDDAIDELIGTPYKYGGTTTKGFDCSGFTSYVFKQFKLDLPRSSSSQAQIGKKVDKDDLRAGDLVFFNTSGKGISHVGIYVGDGKFAHSSSSKGVTISKLSESYYVKRYVTARRVMDTDTFEKYADEPSDEVLDTSGDTD; this comes from the coding sequence TTGAAGAAAGCCGTTCTGTCCCTGCTAGCTCTGCTCGTCCTTATGTCCTTCTCGGCAGGCTCCGCATTTGCAAACTCCAAGATGGATGATGCGATTGACGAACTGATCGGTACACCTTACAAGTACGGCGGCACGACAACCAAAGGGTTCGACTGCTCCGGCTTTACTTCGTATGTGTTCAAACAGTTCAAGCTTGATCTGCCACGTTCCTCGTCCTCCCAAGCTCAGATCGGGAAGAAAGTGGACAAGGATGATCTAAGAGCTGGCGACCTCGTATTCTTCAACACAAGCGGAAAAGGCATTTCCCATGTAGGAATTTATGTAGGAGACGGCAAGTTCGCCCACTCCTCGTCCAGCAAAGGTGTAACCATCAGCAAGCTGAGCGAATCCTACTATGTCAAGCGTTACGTGACCGCGCGCCGCGTGATGGACACTGATACGTTTGAGAAATATGCTGACGAGCCTTCGGATGAAGTGCTTGACACCAGCGGAGATACGGACTAA
- a CDS encoding TetR/AcrR family transcriptional regulator, translating into MARNKFPEQTLEHILDVSARLFTEKGYEKTSIQDIIAALGMSKGAIYHHFKSKEDLLAAVMQRQFDASAALLEQLVRELQAPTARERMVLLLEGLLADDKTHALDAVLGAQIHQPSFVVSGMKQGVMQDARIIAGLIEEGNRDGSLHCPFPEACAEVFMLLMNIWANPVLFQRQEHDTERRLVFLQELMKGMGADVMSDALIARMLERHRAMGGYAT; encoded by the coding sequence ATGGCACGAAACAAGTTTCCGGAGCAGACGCTGGAGCACATCTTGGATGTGTCGGCAAGGCTATTTACGGAGAAGGGGTACGAGAAGACGAGTATACAGGATATTATCGCCGCGCTCGGCATGTCCAAGGGAGCGATCTACCATCACTTCAAGTCGAAGGAGGACTTGCTGGCGGCGGTCATGCAGCGGCAATTTGATGCTTCGGCGGCGCTGCTGGAGCAGCTTGTGCGCGAGCTTCAGGCTCCGACAGCACGTGAACGTATGGTGTTGCTGCTGGAGGGTCTGCTGGCCGACGACAAGACGCATGCGCTGGATGCGGTATTGGGCGCGCAGATTCATCAGCCTTCATTTGTTGTGTCCGGGATGAAGCAAGGCGTGATGCAGGATGCCCGGATTATCGCTGGGCTGATTGAAGAGGGGAATCGGGACGGCTCATTGCATTGCCCATTCCCGGAAGCATGTGCAGAGGTCTTCATGCTGCTGATGAATATATGGGCCAATCCGGTGCTGTTCCAACGACAGGAGCATGATACCGAGCGGCGGCTTGTCTTCCTGCAGGAGCTGATGAAGGGGATGGGGGCTGATGTGATGAGCGATGCGCTGATCGCTCGCATGCTGGAGCGACATCGAGCTATGGGGGGATACGCCACATGA